One Manihot esculenta cultivar AM560-2 chromosome 6, M.esculenta_v8, whole genome shotgun sequence DNA segment encodes these proteins:
- the LOC110617433 gene encoding dnaJ protein ERDJ2A, whose product MAASEENSALFPIFILTIMALPLVPYTIMKLCRAASKKSKSINCRCSECFLSGKYRKSIFKRISNFSTCSNLTLILLWIIMIFLVYYIKNMSREIQVFDPYAILELEPGASETEIKKRYRRLSILYHPDKNPDPEAHKFFVESITKAYQALTDPISRENYEKYGHPDGRQGFQMGIALPQFLLDIDGASGGILLLWIVGVCILLPLVVAVIYLSRSSKYTGNYVMHQTLSAYYYLMKPSLAPSKVMEVFTKAAEYMEIPVRRTDDEPLQKLFMSVRSELNLDLKNIKQEQAKFWKQHPAVVKTELLIQAQLTRESAALSPTLHGDFRRVLELAPRLLEELMKMAVIPRTAQGHGWLRPAIGVVELSQCIIQAVPLSARKTTGGSTEGIAPFMQLPHFSESIIKKIARKKVRTFQDFCDMALEDRADLLEQVAGFSSSEVQDIEMVLEMMPSVTIDVRCETEGEEGIQEGDIVTVQAWITLKRANGLIGALPHAPYYPFHKEENFWFLLADPISNNVWFSQKVNFMDEAAAITAASKAIEEAMEGSGASVKETSMAVRKAVEKVRDGSRLVMGKFPAPAEGNYNLTCYCLCDSWIGCDKKTNLKVKILKRTRAGTRGGSVSEEGPIAEDGLEEEEENEEEEYDDYESEYSEDEEDEKDAKKKGPAANGTVHKRGSSSEEGSGSDEE is encoded by the exons ATGGCTGCCTCTGAAGAGAATAGTGCTTTGTTCCCAATTTTCATTTTGACAATAATGGCACTGCCTCTAGTGCCTTACACAATAATGAAGTTATGCCGTGCTGCCTCTAAGAAAAGTAAGAGCATCAACTGCAGGTGCTCTGAATGCTTCTTGTCAGGGAAGTATCGCAAATCAATATTTAAGCGG ATTTCAAACTTCTCCACATGTAGTAACTTGACATTGATTCTTCTTTGGATCATCATGATATTCCTGGtttattacataaaaaatatgaGTCGGGAG ATTCAAGTTTTTGATCCTTATGCTATACTTGAATTGGAACCTGGAGCTTCAGAGACGGAAATTAAAAAGCGTTACAGGAGACTGTCTATTCTATACCATCCTGATAAAAATCCAGATCCAG agGCCCACAAGTTTTTTGTGGAGTCAATAACAAAAGCTTATCAAGCTCTAACAGATCCAATTTCCCGTgagaattatgaaaaatatggcCATCCAGACGGTCGACAG GGGTTTCAAATGGGCATAGCACTTCCTCAGTTTCTGCTAGACATAGATGGGGCATCTGGTGGAATACTTTTACTTTGGATAGTTGGTGTTTGTATTCTACTGCCGTTGGTGGTTGCGGTGATATATCTTTCAAGGTCATCAAAATATACAGGAAATTATGTCATGCATCAGACTCTCTCTGCGTACTATTACTTAATGAAGCCTTCTTTGGCCCCAAG CAAAGTTATGGAAGTCTTTACTAAGGCTGCTGAATATATGGAAATTCCAGTTCGTAGGACTGATGATGAACCTCTTCAGAAGCTGTTTATGTCAGTTAGAAGTGAGCTGAATCTGGACCTCAAGAATATTAAGCAGGAACAGGCAAAATTTTGGAAGCAGCATCCTGCAGTAGTTAAG ACAGAGTTGTTAATTCAGGCTCAGTTAACTCGCGAATCTGCAGCCTTATCACCTACTTTGCATGGTGATTTCAGACGTGTGCTAGAACTTGCACCTCGCCTCCTCGAAGAATTAATGAAG ATGGCAGTCATACCACGCACAGCTCAGGGCCATGGATGGCTGCGACCTGCAATTGGGGTTGTTGAGCTCTCTCAATGTATTATTCAG GCTGTTCCTCTTAGTGCAAGGAAAACTACCGGAGGATCTACAGAAGGCATTGCACCCTTTATGCAGCTGCCACATTTCAGTGAATCTATTATCAAGAAGATAGCACGCAAG AAGGTGAGAACTTTTCAGGATTTTTGTGATATGGCTCTGGAAGATCGTGCTGACCTGCTAGAGCAAGTTGCTGGATTCTCGTCATCTGAAGTACAAGATATTGAGATGGTACTGGAAATGATGCCTTCTGTAACCATTGATGTTAGATGTGAGACTGAAGGTGAAGAGGGTATACAGGAGGGTGACATTGTCACTGTTCAAGCTTGGATAACCCTCAAACGTGCTAATGGCCTGATAGGTGCACTCCCCCATGCTCCTTATTATCCATTTCACAAGGAAGAGAACTTCTGGTTTCTGCTTGCAGACCCCATCTCAAATAATGTCTGGTTTTCCCAGAAGGTAAATTTCATGGATGAAGCTGCAGCTATAACTGCTGCTTCCAAGGCAATTGAGGAGGCTATGGAGGGGTCTGGAGCAAGTGTTAAGGAAACAAGTATGGCAGTCCGAAAAGCAGTTGAGAAGGTGCGAGATGGCTCGAGACTGGTGATGGGCAAGTTTCCAGCACCTGCTGAAGGGAACTACAATTTGACTTGTTATTGCCTGTGTGACTCTTGGATAGGTTGTGACAAAAAGACTAACCTGAAGGTTAAAATTCTGAAAAGAACACGGGCTGGCACTCGGGGTGGTTCTGTCTCTGAAGAGGGACCCATTGCAGAGGACGGGCTTGAAGAGGAAGAGGAGAATGAAGAAGAGGAATATGATGATTATGAAAGTGAGTATAGTGAAGACGAGGAAGATGaaaaagatgcaaaaaagaAGGGCCCTGCTGCAAATGGTACTGTGCATAAAAGAGGCTCAAGCTCAGAAGAAGGTTCAGGCAGCGATGAGGAAtga
- the LOC110617603 gene encoding uncharacterized protein LOC110617603 isoform X1, with translation MASSTQPAPNRHHSNLFHSATTALISLVSSPKASPLSTIPLCPPKICIPFQFADSSYPLIQSIRSPFDSNQPESVSPKSAAVKGLSSAESNSGFPSTVRIAGLKSNGKSGGPAFVGQVFSMCDLSGTGLMAVSTHFDIPFISKRTPEWLKKIFATVTKSERNGPVFRFFIDLGDAVAYVKRLNIPSGVVGACRLDLAYEHFKEKPHLFQFVPNEKQVKAANQLLKKIPQGNGRRKVDGVPVFTAQNLDIAIATADGIKWYTPYFFDKNMLDNILEESVDQHFHSLIQTRHMQRRRDVVDDNLAAEVIEEMGDNMLEPPEVQEMLDEMGHPGIPLSVISKAAEIQLLHAVDRVLLGNRWLRKATGIQPKFPYMVDSFEKRSASSFQRASESTSYLANPKTDSTSNCTFKDNAQADHEQKTDLRIPFGDWFRHPWLKQKWKPEKLPEIRSHESLSECTKQKLERNSFLPKITMVGISTGEAGQMSKASLKKTMEDLTRELEQTDRENATGSSSNSNELENEYRDPLFVANVGDYYSGMSRTNSSRWVRGGSR, from the exons ATGGCCTCATCAACCCAGCCAGCGCCTAATCGCCACCACTCTAACCTTTTCCACTCCGCCACCACTGCTCTTATCTCTCTCGTCTCCTCTCCTAAAGCGTCACCGTTGTCAACAATCCCGTTATGTCCTCCTAAAATTTGCATTCCTTTCCAGTTTGCTGATTCGTCTTATCCTCTCATCCAATCCATCCGCTCCCCCTTCGACTCTAATCAGCCAGAATCGGTCTCTCCAAAATCTGCCGCCGTCAAGGGCTTGTCCTCTGCCGAGTCGAACTCGGGCTTCCCATCGACAGTCAGGATTGCGGGTCTCAAATCAAATGGCAAAAGTGGTGGGCCCGCTTTCGTCGGTCAGGTTTTCAGCATGTGCGACCTTTCAGGGACTGGGCTCATGGCTGTTTCTACCCATTTTGATATTCCTTTCATTTCCAAAag AACACCTGAATGGCTTAAGAAGATATTTGCAACAGTCACCAAGAGTGAGAGGAATGGTCCTGTTTTCCGTTTCTTCATCGATTTAGGTGATGCAG TTGCATATGTTAAACGGCTAAATATTCCAAGTGGTGTGGTGGGCGCTTGTCGTCTTGATTTGGCATATGAACATTTCAAG GAGAAACCTCACTTATTTCAGTTTGTTCCAAATGAGAAACAG GTCAAGGCAGCAAATCAACTTCTCAAGAAAATTCCTCAGGGTAATGGAAGGAGGAAGGTTGATGGGGTTCCTGTATTCACTGCCCAAAATTTAGATATTGCCATAGCTACTGCAGATGGGATCAAATG GTATACGCCATACTTCTTCGATAAAAATATGCTAGATAACATTCTTGAAGAATCTGTTGATCAGCATTTCCACTCTTTAATTCAAACTCGGCACATGCAGCGCCGACGTGATGTGGTAGATGACAACTTGGCAGCAGAAGTCATTGAAGAAATGGGTGATAACATGTTGGAGCCTCCGGAG GTTCAGGAAATGCTGGATGAGATGGGTCATCCTGGAATACCTTTGAGCGTCATTTCTAAGGCTGCTGAAATCCAGCTTCTCCATGCTGTTGACAGAGTGCTCTTGGGTAATAGATGGTTGAGAAAAGCAACTGGCATCCAGCCCAAGTTTCCGTATATGGTCGACTCATTTGAGAAAAG GAGTGCTTCTTCGTTTCAAAGAGCCTCCGAGTCAACCAGCTATCTTGCAAACCCTAAAACAGACAGTACTTCGAATTGCACGTTCAAAGACAATGCTCAAGCCGATCATGAACAGAAAACAGACCTGCGGATTCCATTTGGAGATTGGTTTAGGCATCCGTGGTTGAAGCAAAAATGGAAACCTGAAAAGCTACCAGAAATAAG ATCACACGAGTCATTAAGTGAATGCACAAAGCAAAAGTTAGAGCGTAATTCTTTTCTTCCAAAGATTACAATGGTTGGTATCTCAACTGGAGAGGCAGGACAAATGAGCAAAGCTAGTTTAAAAAAGACAATGGAGGATCTAACTAGAGAGTTGGAGCAGACAGATCGGGAAAATGCCACTGGTAGTAGCAGTAATAGTAATGAGTTAGAAAATGAATATCGGGATCCACTATTTGTTGCAAATGTGGGTGATTACTATTCTGGTATGTCAAGGACAAATTCATCTCGATGGGTCCGTGGAGGAAGTAGATGA
- the LOC110617603 gene encoding uncharacterized protein LOC110617603 isoform X2, with product MASSTQPAPNRHHSNLFHSATTALISLVSSPKASPLSTIPLCPPKICIPFQFADSSYPLIQSIRSPFDSNQPESVSPKSAAVKGLSSAESNSGFPSTVRIAGLKSNGKSGGPAFVGQVFSMCDLSGTGLMAVSTHFDIPFISKRTPEWLKKIFATVTKSERNGPVFRFFIDLGDAVAYVKRLNIPSGVVGACRLDLAYEHFKEKPHLFQFVPNEKQVKAANQLLKKIPQGNGRRKVDGVPVFTAQNLDIAIATADGIKWYTPYFFDKNMLDNILEESVDQHFHSLIQTRHMQRRRDVVDDNLAAEVIEEMGDNMLEPPEEMLDEMGHPGIPLSVISKAAEIQLLHAVDRVLLGNRWLRKATGIQPKFPYMVDSFEKRSASSFQRASESTSYLANPKTDSTSNCTFKDNAQADHEQKTDLRIPFGDWFRHPWLKQKWKPEKLPEIRSHESLSECTKQKLERNSFLPKITMVGISTGEAGQMSKASLKKTMEDLTRELEQTDRENATGSSSNSNELENEYRDPLFVANVGDYYSGMSRTNSSRWVRGGSR from the exons ATGGCCTCATCAACCCAGCCAGCGCCTAATCGCCACCACTCTAACCTTTTCCACTCCGCCACCACTGCTCTTATCTCTCTCGTCTCCTCTCCTAAAGCGTCACCGTTGTCAACAATCCCGTTATGTCCTCCTAAAATTTGCATTCCTTTCCAGTTTGCTGATTCGTCTTATCCTCTCATCCAATCCATCCGCTCCCCCTTCGACTCTAATCAGCCAGAATCGGTCTCTCCAAAATCTGCCGCCGTCAAGGGCTTGTCCTCTGCCGAGTCGAACTCGGGCTTCCCATCGACAGTCAGGATTGCGGGTCTCAAATCAAATGGCAAAAGTGGTGGGCCCGCTTTCGTCGGTCAGGTTTTCAGCATGTGCGACCTTTCAGGGACTGGGCTCATGGCTGTTTCTACCCATTTTGATATTCCTTTCATTTCCAAAag AACACCTGAATGGCTTAAGAAGATATTTGCAACAGTCACCAAGAGTGAGAGGAATGGTCCTGTTTTCCGTTTCTTCATCGATTTAGGTGATGCAG TTGCATATGTTAAACGGCTAAATATTCCAAGTGGTGTGGTGGGCGCTTGTCGTCTTGATTTGGCATATGAACATTTCAAG GAGAAACCTCACTTATTTCAGTTTGTTCCAAATGAGAAACAG GTCAAGGCAGCAAATCAACTTCTCAAGAAAATTCCTCAGGGTAATGGAAGGAGGAAGGTTGATGGGGTTCCTGTATTCACTGCCCAAAATTTAGATATTGCCATAGCTACTGCAGATGGGATCAAATG GTATACGCCATACTTCTTCGATAAAAATATGCTAGATAACATTCTTGAAGAATCTGTTGATCAGCATTTCCACTCTTTAATTCAAACTCGGCACATGCAGCGCCGACGTGATGTGGTAGATGACAACTTGGCAGCAGAAGTCATTGAAGAAATGGGTGATAACATGTTGGAGCCTCCGGAG GAAATGCTGGATGAGATGGGTCATCCTGGAATACCTTTGAGCGTCATTTCTAAGGCTGCTGAAATCCAGCTTCTCCATGCTGTTGACAGAGTGCTCTTGGGTAATAGATGGTTGAGAAAAGCAACTGGCATCCAGCCCAAGTTTCCGTATATGGTCGACTCATTTGAGAAAAG GAGTGCTTCTTCGTTTCAAAGAGCCTCCGAGTCAACCAGCTATCTTGCAAACCCTAAAACAGACAGTACTTCGAATTGCACGTTCAAAGACAATGCTCAAGCCGATCATGAACAGAAAACAGACCTGCGGATTCCATTTGGAGATTGGTTTAGGCATCCGTGGTTGAAGCAAAAATGGAAACCTGAAAAGCTACCAGAAATAAG ATCACACGAGTCATTAAGTGAATGCACAAAGCAAAAGTTAGAGCGTAATTCTTTTCTTCCAAAGATTACAATGGTTGGTATCTCAACTGGAGAGGCAGGACAAATGAGCAAAGCTAGTTTAAAAAAGACAATGGAGGATCTAACTAGAGAGTTGGAGCAGACAGATCGGGAAAATGCCACTGGTAGTAGCAGTAATAGTAATGAGTTAGAAAATGAATATCGGGATCCACTATTTGTTGCAAATGTGGGTGATTACTATTCTGGTATGTCAAGGACAAATTCATCTCGATGGGTCCGTGGAGGAAGTAGATGA
- the LOC110617016 gene encoding probable WRKY transcription factor 27, with translation MLSMAEDWDLYAVVRSCTTSATNTAATANAEVSGQNANFENHLCCLASLTFEADEPFSFPDLEKPRNDGLQELQDSYKAFLPITTVQGNIPTSSISDFGGFIGQNQSQLAQQQQQLHHPPPHGNIPFGLRFNHRQPQPQHARQQPNQRQQLHQLGSQRPETSPSFLPLRATQSSASRSRKKKSHQKRQVMHVTAENLSNDVWAWRKYGQKPIKGSPYPRNYYRCSSSKGCAARKQVERSNTDPNMFIVSYTGEHTHPRPTHRNSLAGSTRNKFSAIQKPANKESEEPSAEKAPCSSPLSATSLSPTTPLSAPMDHETANENINTEAAKMDGADLESHGMDSDGEYYEDDDDILIPNMTFNEDLIKDLQELGTVGDGSFGIGSNSSGGLGQTPDFGDNFFSWSVGSSAGGGGD, from the exons ATGCTCTCTATGGCTGAGGACTGGGATCTATACGCTGTAGTGAGGAGTTGCACGACCTCTGCCACCAACACTGCAGCCACCGCAAACGCCGAAGTATCTGGTCAAAATGCCAACTTTGAGAACCATTTGTGTTGCCTGGCCTCTTTGACTTTCGAAGCTGATGAACCATTTTCTTTTCCTGATCTTGAAAAACCTAGAAACGATGGATTGCAAGAATTGCAAGATTCTTACAAGGCCTTTCTACCTATCACCACTGTTCAAGGTAATATTCCTACCTCCTCCATTTCTGATTTTGGAGGATTTATTGGCCAAAATCAGTCACAACTTGCACAACAGCAGCAGCAACTGCATCATCCTCCACCACACGGCAATATACCCTTCGGCCTCCGTTTCAATCATAGACAACCACAACCCCAACATGCACGGCAACAGCCAAATCAACGGCAACAGTTGCACCAGTTGGGTTCTCAAAGGCCTGAGACCAGTCCGTCTTTTCTTCCTTTACGAGCCACTCAATCATCGGCCTcgagatcaaggaagaa AAAGAGTCATCAGAAGAGGCAGGTGATGCATGTAACAGCAGAGAATCTCTCCAACGATGTGTGGGCTTGGCGAAAGTACGGACAGAAACCCATCAAGGGCTCCCCATATCCGAG GAACTACTACAGATGCAGCAGCTCGAAAGGGTGTGCAGCGAGAAAGCAAGTAGAGAGGAGCAATACAGATCCAAATATGTTCATCGTGAGCTACACAGGTGAGCATACCCACCCTCGTCCCACCCACCGAAATTCACTCGCCGGAAGCACCAGAAACAAATTTTCGGCCATACAAAAGCCTGCCAATAAGGAATCCGAGGAGCCAAGTGCAGAAAAGGCTCCGTGTTCGTCTCCGCTTTCGGCGACAAGTCTCTCTCCAACAACCCCACTGTCAGCTCCCATGGACCACGAGACAGCGAATGAGAACATCAACACAGAGGCTGCGAAGATGGATGGAGCTGACTTGGAGAGCCATGGAATGGACAGCGACGGTGAGTATTATGAGGACGACGATGATATTCTTATTCCTAATATGACCTTCAACGAAGATCTAATTAAAGATTTGCAAGAACTGGGTACCGTTGGCGATGGTTCTTTTGGTATTGGCAGCAACAGCAGTGGCGGCTTAGGTCAAACTCCGGATTTTGGTGACAACTTCTTCTCTTGGTCCGTCGGTAGCTCAGCCGGCGGTGGCGGTGACTGA
- the LOC110618080 gene encoding probable NADH dehydrogenase [ubiquinone] 1 alpha subcomplex subunit 5, mitochondrial: MFLRVIGRPLLAKVKQTTGIVGLDVVPNAREVLINLYTKTLKEIQAVPEDEGYRKAVESFTTHRLKVCQEEEDWEVIERRLGCGQVEELIEEAQDELKLIEKMIEWDPWGVPDDYECEVIENDAPVPKHVPLHRPGPLPEEFYKTLEAVQSKNDAVTSGQSESKD; the protein is encoded by the exons ATGTTTCTGCGGGTGATCGGGCGCCCATTGTTGGCCAAAGTGAAGCAGACAACGGGGATTGTTGGTTTGGATGTGGTCCCCAACGCGAGGGAGGTATTGATCAACTTGTACACCAAAACCCTAAAGGAGATTCAGGCGGTACCGGAGGACGAAGGGTACCGTAAGGCAGTGGAGAGCTTCACGACGCATAGGCTGAAGGTTTGCCAAGAGGAAGAGGATTGGGAAGTGATCGAGAGGAGACTTGGATGCGGCCAAGTTGAGGAACTCATCGAGGAGGCCCAGGACGAGCTCAAGCTCATCGAGAAAATGATCG AGTGGGATCCTTGGGGTGTGCCTGATGACTATGAATGTGAAGTTATAGAAAATGATGCACCAGTTCCAAAGCATGTTCCTTTGCATCGACCTGGTCCTCTTCCTGAGGAGTTCTACAAGACGCTTGAGGCTGTGCAGTCCAAAAATGATGCAGTCACTTCTGGTCAGTCAGAGTCAAAGGACTAG